The proteins below are encoded in one region of Phaseolus vulgaris cultivar G19833 chromosome 1, P. vulgaris v2.0, whole genome shotgun sequence:
- the LOC137813328 gene encoding uncharacterized protein isoform X2: MEEVELHQKDEDWWKRLNNKLTERWESRKRPGNMEPGVGKWVSYLKREKKLDSLVGRRPTAPPAPKGLYIYGNVGSGKTMLMDMFYSATKGIVKHRRRYHFHEAMLRINEHMHKIWKSQIDEKPLQSTVAGWIMSLPFDMKAKEWLAAEERYKHEIQLNNILLAVADKFFLDGEENEKGASILCFDEIQTVDVFAIVALSGILSRLLSSGTIIVATSNRAPNDLNEAGMQKEIFQKLLSKLENHCEKVLIGSEIDYRRFIAQKSENLVHFFWPIEKEAINEFEKKWHDVTSRLGGRIVSNTISVMFGRTLEVPESFDGVARFTFEYLCGRPLGAADYIAVAENFHTVFISDIPVMSMRIRDKARRFITLIDELYNHHCSLCCLASSSIDELFQGTEEGTLFDLESFQFETETDGGKLRRNVLAEGRVSSTGAPSSITSILSGQEELFAFHRAVSRLIEMQTPLYLDGVSNFHPYFQRQHKQLQQL; the protein is encoded by the exons ATGGAGGAAGTTGAGCTGCACCAGAAGGATGAGGACTGGTGGAAGCGGTTGAACAATAAGCTTACTGAAAGATGGGAATCCCG GAAAAGACCCGGGAATATGGAGCCAGGGGTTGGGAAATGGGTATCATATCTTAAACGTGAGAAGAAGTTGGATTCACTAGTTGGTCGTCGTCCAACTGCTCCTCCAGCTCCTAAAGGACTTTACATATATGGCAATGTTGGCAGTG GGAAGACAATGTTGATGGACATGTTTTATAGTGCTACTAAAGGAATTGTAAAACATCGAAGAAGGTATCACTTTCATGAG GCCATGCTCAGAATTAATGAACATATGCATAAGATATGGAAGAGCCAAATAGACGAAAAGCCTTTGCAATCGACTGTTGCTGGATGGATTATGAGTCTTCCATTTGACATGAAAGCTAAAGAGTGGTTGGCTGCTGAGGAAAGATACAAGCATGAGATACAATTAAATAACATTCTTCTAGCCGTAGCAGATAAGTTTTTCCTAGATGGAGAAGAGAATGAAAAAGGAGCTAGCATTTTGTGCTTTGATGAAATACAG ACTGTTGATGTATTTGCTATTGTGGCTTTATCTGGAATTCTAAGCAGATTGCTGAGTAGTGGAACTATAATTGTGGCTACCAGTAATCGAGCACCAAACGACTTAAATGAG GCTGGTATGCAAAAAGAAATATTTCAGAAACTTCTCTCCAAATTGGAAAACCATTGTGAGAAGGTATTGATAGGGAGCGAAATTGACTACCGCCGTTTTATAGCACAAAAGTCAGAAAACCTG GTGCACTTTTTCTGGCCTATTGAAAAGGAAGCAATCAATGAATTTGAGAAAAAGTGGCATGATGTAACAAGCAGATTGGGAGGAAGAATAGTTTCCAACACCATCTCAGTGATGTTTGGAAG GACACTTGAGGTTCCCGAAAGCTTTGATGGAGTTGCACGCTTCACATTTGAATATCTTTGTGGTCGTCCG TTGGGTGCAGCAGATTATATTGCAGTAGCTGAAAACTTTCACACTGTTTTCATATCTGATATTCCAGTAATGAGTATGCGCATTCGTGACAAG GCACGGAGATTTATTACCCTTATTGATGAGTTATACAATCATCATTGCAGCCTGTGTTGTTTGGCATCCTCTTCAATTGATGAATTATTTCAAGGAACTGAGGAGGGCACACTTTTTGACTTGGAAAG TTTCCAGTTCGAAACAGAGACTGATGGTGGGAAACTTCGTCGCAATGTCTTGGCAGAAGGCAGGGTCAGCTCAACAGGTGCCCCTTCTAGTATCACATCCATACTATCTGGTCAAGAAGAGTTGTTTGCTTTTCACAGAGCG GTCTCACGGCTGATTGAAATGCAAACACCATTATACTTGGATGGAGTAAGTAATTTCCACCCCTATTTTCAGAGGCAACATAAACAGTTACAACAATTGTGA
- the LOC137813327 gene encoding pentatricopeptide repeat-containing protein At4g21065-like isoform X2 codes for MQLTALTTTFSRLQLQVPLPPDTTKRRAAEQTCLALLRTCHTLATLTRIHALILKLGLHHNPLVLTKFASTASDLDAVHYAASVTFLDDQNDETTPRPRAFHDAFLFNTFIRAFAQTTHAKPRALRFYRAMLRHAVSPNKFTFPFVLKACAGLASLPLGMAVHSAVVKFGFEEDIHVRNTMIHMYCCCEEGSKPNSAQKVFEESPDRDLVTWSAMIGGYARTGNSTRAVSLFREMQVTGMCPDEITMVLVLSACADLGALELGKWLESYVERRSITKSVTLCNAMIDMFAKCGDVDRAVKIFREMEMRTIVSWTSVIVGLAMHGRGLEAVSLFDEMVEQGVEPDNVAFVGVLFACSHSGLVDKGHYYFKTMENRFNIVPKIEHYGCMVDMLSRAGLVNEAVEFVRAMPIEPNQVIWRSIVTACNARGELRLGESMAKELVRSEPMHESNYVLLSNIYAKLMRWEKKTKVREMMDVKGMRKIPGSTMIEMNNEIYEFVAGDKSHDQYKEIYEMVEEMGKEIKRAGYVPTTSQVLLDIDEEDKEDALYRHSEKLAIAFGLLSTPPGTPIRIVKNLRVCEDCHSATKFISKVYSREIVVRDRNRFHHFKNGLCSCGDFW; via the exons ATGCAATTAACCGCACTCACCACCACCTTCTCACGCCTCCAACTCCAAGTCCCACTCCCTCCGGACACCACCAAACGACGCGCCGCCGAACAAACCTGCTTGGCGCTCCTCCGCACGTGCCACACGCTCGCCACCCTCACGCGAATCCACGCCCTCATCCTCAAGCTCGGCCTCCACCACAACCCTCTCGTCCTCACCAAGTTCGCCTCCACCGCCTCCGACCTCGACGCCGTTCACTATGCCGCCTCCGTCACATTCCTCGACGACCAAAACGACGAAACTACTCCTCGCCCGCGCGCCTTCCACGACGCTTTTCTCTTCAACACGTTCATCAGAGCCTTCGCCCAAACGACGCACGCCAAGCCCCGCGCCCTGCGTTTCTACCGCGCCATGCTCCGACACGCCGTTTCGCCGAACAAGTTCACCTTCCCGTTCGTCCTCAAGGCCTGCGCCGGACTCGCGAGCTTGCCCCTGGGGATGGCGGTGCACTCCGCGGTGGTGAAGTTCGGGTTCGAAGAGGATATCCACGTCCGGAACACCATGATCCACATGTATTGCTGCTGCGAGGAAGGGTCTAAACCAAACTCTGCTCAGAAGGTGTTCGAAGAAAGTCCTGACCGCGATTTGGTGACGTGGAGCGCCATGATTGGAGGCTACGCACGTACCGGGAATTCCACACGCGCGGTTTCGTTGTTCAGAGAGATGCAG GTTACAGGGATGTGTCCTGACGAGATCACCATGGTTTTGGTTTTGTCTGCGTGTGCTGATTTGGGTGCGCTTGAGTTGGGGAAGTGGTTGGAGTCTTATGTTGAGAGGAGGAGCATAACGAAGTCTGTGACGTTGTGTAATGCAATGATAGACATGTTTGCGAAGTGTGGTGATGTTGATAGAGCTGTGAAAATTTTCAGGGAAATGGAAATGAGGACCATAGTTTCATGGACTTCGGTGATTGTTGGTTTGGCAATGCACGGTCGCGGATTGGAGGCTGTTTCTCTTTTTGATGAGATGGTGGAACAAGGGGTGGAGCCTGATAATGTTGCTTTTGTTGGGGTGCTTTTTGCTTGTAGTCACTCAGGACTGGTTGATAAGGGGCATTACTATTTCAAAACCATGGAGAATAGGTTCAACATTGTGCCAAAGATTGAGCACTATGGCTGCATGGTGGATATGTTGAGTAGAGCAGGGCTTGTGAATGAGGCTGTGGAATTTGTTCGAGCCATGCCAATTGAGCCAAACCAGGTCATATGGAGAAGCATAGTCACTGCTTGTAATGCTCGTGGTGAGCTCAGGCTCGGTGAGAGCATGGCTAAGGAGCTAGTCAGGAGCGAGCCAATGCACGAGTCTAACTATGTGCTGCTGTCGAACATTTACGCAAAATTGATGCGCTGGGAGAAGAAGACCAAGGTTAGGGAGATGATGGATGTGAAGGGGATGAGGAAGATTCCAGGGAGCACCATGATTGAGATGAATAATGAAATCTATGAGTTTGTTGCTGGGGATAAGTCACATGATCAGTATAAAGAGATATATGAAATGGTGGAGGAGATGGGAAAGGAGATTAAGAGAGCAGGGTATGTGCCTACAACATCACAGGTGTTGCTTGACATTGATGAAGAAGATAAGGAAGATGCTTTGTATAGACACAGTGAAAAGCTTGCTATTGCTTTTGGTCTTCTGAGTACACCCCCTGGAACACCAATTAGAATTGTGAAGAACTTGCGTGTTTGTGAAGATTGCCACTCTGCTACCAAGTTCATTTCTAAGGTTTATAGCCGAGAGATTGTGGTGAGGGACCGCAATCGCTTCCACCATTTCAAGAATGGTTTGTGTTCCTGTGGAGACTTCTGGTAA
- the LOC137813328 gene encoding uncharacterized protein isoform X1 yields the protein MRRIWNLLSKSKQLALFSRPASKFRLTALRSYCDEPYRQNRPGPLVQYKSLVDQGKLQHDPYQESVASELESLLARLEQYEKDMEEYHVNLANWEKQRENERRRLLMEEVELHQKDEDWWKRLNNKLTERWESRKRPGNMEPGVGKWVSYLKREKKLDSLVGRRPTAPPAPKGLYIYGNVGSGKTMLMDMFYSATKGIVKHRRRYHFHEAMLRINEHMHKIWKSQIDEKPLQSTVAGWIMSLPFDMKAKEWLAAEERYKHEIQLNNILLAVADKFFLDGEENEKGASILCFDEIQTVDVFAIVALSGILSRLLSSGTIIVATSNRAPNDLNEAGMQKEIFQKLLSKLENHCEKVLIGSEIDYRRFIAQKSENLVHFFWPIEKEAINEFEKKWHDVTSRLGGRIVSNTISVMFGRTLEVPESFDGVARFTFEYLCGRPLGAADYIAVAENFHTVFISDIPVMSMRIRDKARRFITLIDELYNHHCSLCCLASSSIDELFQGTEEGTLFDLESFQFETETDGGKLRRNVLAEGRVSSTGAPSSITSILSGQEELFAFHRAVSRLIEMQTPLYLDGVSNFHPYFQRQHKQLQQL from the exons ATGAGAAGAATCTGGAATCTTCTCTCCAAATCGAAACAACTCGCTTTGTTTTCACGCCCAGCCTCCAAGTTCCGCCTTACTGCGCTTCGCTCTTATTGCGATGAACCGTATCGTCAGAACCGTCCAG GGCCGCTTGTGCAGTACAAAAGTCTAGTTGATCAAGGGAAGTTGCAGCATGATCCTTACCAAGAGAGTGTCGCTTCAGAGCTTGAGAGTTTGCTTGCAAGGTTGGAGCAGTATGAGAAAGATATGGAGGAGTATCAT GTGAATCTAGCTAATTGGGAGAAGCAGCGGGAGAATGAGCGGCGGAGACTTCTTATGGAGGAAGTTGAGCTGCACCAGAAGGATGAGGACTGGTGGAAGCGGTTGAACAATAAGCTTACTGAAAGATGGGAATCCCG GAAAAGACCCGGGAATATGGAGCCAGGGGTTGGGAAATGGGTATCATATCTTAAACGTGAGAAGAAGTTGGATTCACTAGTTGGTCGTCGTCCAACTGCTCCTCCAGCTCCTAAAGGACTTTACATATATGGCAATGTTGGCAGTG GGAAGACAATGTTGATGGACATGTTTTATAGTGCTACTAAAGGAATTGTAAAACATCGAAGAAGGTATCACTTTCATGAG GCCATGCTCAGAATTAATGAACATATGCATAAGATATGGAAGAGCCAAATAGACGAAAAGCCTTTGCAATCGACTGTTGCTGGATGGATTATGAGTCTTCCATTTGACATGAAAGCTAAAGAGTGGTTGGCTGCTGAGGAAAGATACAAGCATGAGATACAATTAAATAACATTCTTCTAGCCGTAGCAGATAAGTTTTTCCTAGATGGAGAAGAGAATGAAAAAGGAGCTAGCATTTTGTGCTTTGATGAAATACAG ACTGTTGATGTATTTGCTATTGTGGCTTTATCTGGAATTCTAAGCAGATTGCTGAGTAGTGGAACTATAATTGTGGCTACCAGTAATCGAGCACCAAACGACTTAAATGAG GCTGGTATGCAAAAAGAAATATTTCAGAAACTTCTCTCCAAATTGGAAAACCATTGTGAGAAGGTATTGATAGGGAGCGAAATTGACTACCGCCGTTTTATAGCACAAAAGTCAGAAAACCTG GTGCACTTTTTCTGGCCTATTGAAAAGGAAGCAATCAATGAATTTGAGAAAAAGTGGCATGATGTAACAAGCAGATTGGGAGGAAGAATAGTTTCCAACACCATCTCAGTGATGTTTGGAAG GACACTTGAGGTTCCCGAAAGCTTTGATGGAGTTGCACGCTTCACATTTGAATATCTTTGTGGTCGTCCG TTGGGTGCAGCAGATTATATTGCAGTAGCTGAAAACTTTCACACTGTTTTCATATCTGATATTCCAGTAATGAGTATGCGCATTCGTGACAAG GCACGGAGATTTATTACCCTTATTGATGAGTTATACAATCATCATTGCAGCCTGTGTTGTTTGGCATCCTCTTCAATTGATGAATTATTTCAAGGAACTGAGGAGGGCACACTTTTTGACTTGGAAAG TTTCCAGTTCGAAACAGAGACTGATGGTGGGAAACTTCGTCGCAATGTCTTGGCAGAAGGCAGGGTCAGCTCAACAGGTGCCCCTTCTAGTATCACATCCATACTATCTGGTCAAGAAGAGTTGTTTGCTTTTCACAGAGCG GTCTCACGGCTGATTGAAATGCAAACACCATTATACTTGGATGGAGTAAGTAATTTCCACCCCTATTTTCAGAGGCAACATAAACAGTTACAACAATTGTGA
- the LOC137813326 gene encoding DEAD-box ATP-dependent RNA helicase 15-like isoform X2, whose amino-acid sequence MGDTKTEAYEEDLLDYEDEEEKEPEGANKVNGEAVKKGYVGIHSSGFRDFLLKPELLRAIVDSGFEHPSEVQHECIPQAILGMDVICQAKSGMGKTAVFVLSTLQQIDPVAGQVSALVLCHTRELAYQICNEFERFSTYLPELKVAVFYGGVNIKVHKDLLKNECPSIVVGTPGRILGLARDKDLSLKNVRHFILDECDKMLESLGMRKDVQAIFKMTPHDKQVMMFSATLSKEIRPVCKKFMQDPMEIYVDDEAKLTLHGLVQHYIKLKEEEKNRKLNDLLDALDFNQIVIFVKSVSRAAELDKLLRECNFPSICIHSGMSQEERLKRYKGFKEGHTRILVATDLVGRGIDIERVNIVINYDMPDSADTYLHRVGRAGRFGTKGLAITFVSCSTDVDVLNNVQSRFEVDIKQLPEQIDTASYMPS is encoded by the exons ATGGGGGATACAAAGACTGAAGCGTACGAGGAGGACCTTCTTGACTATGAGGACGAAGAAGAGAAGGAGCCTGAAGGTGCTAATAAAGTCAACGGTGAAGCTGTAAAGAA GGGTTATGTTGGAATTCATAGTTCAGGATTCAGAGACTTTTTGCTGAAGCCAGAGCTTCTTCGGGCTATTGTGGACTCTGGATTTGAGCACCCTTCTGAAG TGCAACATGAGTGCATACCTCAAGCTATACTTGGAATGGATGTGATTTGTCAAGCTAAATCTGGAATGGGAAAAACTGCTGTCTTTGTTCTATCTACCCTGCAGCAGATTGACCCTGTTGCAGGACAAGTTTCCGCACTTGTCTTGTGTCATACAAGGGAATTAGCATACCAG ATATGCAACGAATTTGAAAGGTTTAGTACCTACCTACCCGAACTGAAGGTTGCTGTCTTTTATGGTGGCGTCAACATTAAAGTTCACAAGGATCTATTGAAGAATGAATGCCCCAGTATTGTTGTTGGTACACCTGGAAGAATACTTGGATTGGCAAGGGATAAGGACCTTTCTTTGAAGAATGTCAGGCATTTCATTTTAGATGAATGTGATAAGATGCTAGAATCTCTGG GCATGAGGAAAGATGTGCAAGCTATTTTCAAGATGACACCCCATGATAAGCAAGTTATGATGTTTTCTGCAACACTCAGCAAGGAAATACGTCCTGTCTGCAAAAAGTTTATGCAAGAT CCAATGgaaatttatgttgatgacGAAGCAAAGTTGACCCTTCATGGACTTGTGCAG CACTACATCAAATTGAAAGAGGAGGAGAAGAACAGGAAGTTAAACGACCTTCTTGATGCACTGGACTTCAATCAAATTGTTATCTTTGTGAAAAGTGTTAGTAGAGCAGCGGAGCTGGACAAACTGCTTAGAGAGTGCAACTTCCCATCTATTTGCATTCACTCTGGAATGTCTCAGGAAGAAAG GTTAAAGCGTTATAAAGGTTTTAAAGAGGGTCATACAAGAATTCTAGTTGCAACAGATTTGGTTGGCAGGGGAATCGATATCGAACGTGTGAATATAGTTATAAACTATGACATGCCAGATTCTGCTGATACATACTTGCACAGG GTTGGCCGTGCTGGAAGATTTGGAACCAAGGGCCTTGCAATTACATTTGTTTCATGTTCCACTGATGTTGATGTTCTCAACAAT GTTCAATCCAGGTTTGAAGTGGATATAAAGCAGCTTCCTGAGCAGATTGATACAGCTAGCTACA TGCCATCGTAG
- the LOC137813326 gene encoding DEAD-box ATP-dependent RNA helicase 15-like isoform X1, whose product MDVICQAKSGMGKTAVFVLSTLQQIDPVAGQVSALVLCHTRELAYQICNEFERFSTYLPELKVAVFYGGVNIKVHKDLLKNECPSIVVGTPGRILGLARDKDLSLKNVRHFILDECDKMLESLGMRKDVQAIFKMTPHDKQVMMFSATLSKEIRPVCKKFMQDPMEIYVDDEAKLTLHGLVQHYIKLKEEEKNRKLNDLLDALDFNQIVIFVKSVSRAAELDKLLRECNFPSICIHSGMSQEERLKRYKGFKEGHTRILVATDLVGRGIDIERVNIVINYDMPDSADTYLHRVGRAGRFGTKGLAITFVSCSTDVDVLNNVQSRFEVDIKQLPEQIDTASYMPS is encoded by the exons ATGGATGTGATTTGTCAAGCTAAATCTGGAATGGGAAAAACTGCTGTCTTTGTTCTATCTACCCTGCAGCAGATTGACCCTGTTGCAGGACAAGTTTCCGCACTTGTCTTGTGTCATACAAGGGAATTAGCATACCAG ATATGCAACGAATTTGAAAGGTTTAGTACCTACCTACCCGAACTGAAGGTTGCTGTCTTTTATGGTGGCGTCAACATTAAAGTTCACAAGGATCTATTGAAGAATGAATGCCCCAGTATTGTTGTTGGTACACCTGGAAGAATACTTGGATTGGCAAGGGATAAGGACCTTTCTTTGAAGAATGTCAGGCATTTCATTTTAGATGAATGTGATAAGATGCTAGAATCTCTGG GCATGAGGAAAGATGTGCAAGCTATTTTCAAGATGACACCCCATGATAAGCAAGTTATGATGTTTTCTGCAACACTCAGCAAGGAAATACGTCCTGTCTGCAAAAAGTTTATGCAAGAT CCAATGgaaatttatgttgatgacGAAGCAAAGTTGACCCTTCATGGACTTGTGCAG CACTACATCAAATTGAAAGAGGAGGAGAAGAACAGGAAGTTAAACGACCTTCTTGATGCACTGGACTTCAATCAAATTGTTATCTTTGTGAAAAGTGTTAGTAGAGCAGCGGAGCTGGACAAACTGCTTAGAGAGTGCAACTTCCCATCTATTTGCATTCACTCTGGAATGTCTCAGGAAGAAAG GTTAAAGCGTTATAAAGGTTTTAAAGAGGGTCATACAAGAATTCTAGTTGCAACAGATTTGGTTGGCAGGGGAATCGATATCGAACGTGTGAATATAGTTATAAACTATGACATGCCAGATTCTGCTGATACATACTTGCACAGG GTTGGCCGTGCTGGAAGATTTGGAACCAAGGGCCTTGCAATTACATTTGTTTCATGTTCCACTGATGTTGATGTTCTCAACAAT GTTCAATCCAGGTTTGAAGTGGATATAAAGCAGCTTCCTGAGCAGATTGATACAGCTAGCTACA TGCCATCGTAG
- the LOC137813327 gene encoding pentatricopeptide repeat-containing protein At4g21065-like isoform X1, with protein MQLTALTTTFSRLQLQVPLPPDTTKRRAAEQTCLALLRTCHTLATLTRIHALILKLGLHHNPLVLTKFASTASDLDAVHYAASVTFLDDQNDETTPRPRAFHDAFLFNTFIRAFAQTTHAKPRALRFYRAMLRHAVSPNKFTFPFVLKACAGLASLPLGMAVHSAVVKFGFEEDIHVRNTMIHMYCCCEEGSKPNSAQKVFEESPDRDLVTWSAMIGGYARTGNSTRAVSLFREMQIQEKYTSKMIGQADIVNGLYHLHIDEKESQICSLREQESFEAVKGLNIWHCRMGHPSKRVLEKLAKQYTDIHSTDIDVTGMCPDEITMVLVLSACADLGALELGKWLESYVERRSITKSVTLCNAMIDMFAKCGDVDRAVKIFREMEMRTIVSWTSVIVGLAMHGRGLEAVSLFDEMVEQGVEPDNVAFVGVLFACSHSGLVDKGHYYFKTMENRFNIVPKIEHYGCMVDMLSRAGLVNEAVEFVRAMPIEPNQVIWRSIVTACNARGELRLGESMAKELVRSEPMHESNYVLLSNIYAKLMRWEKKTKVREMMDVKGMRKIPGSTMIEMNNEIYEFVAGDKSHDQYKEIYEMVEEMGKEIKRAGYVPTTSQVLLDIDEEDKEDALYRHSEKLAIAFGLLSTPPGTPIRIVKNLRVCEDCHSATKFISKVYSREIVVRDRNRFHHFKNGLCSCGDFW; from the exons ATGCAATTAACCGCACTCACCACCACCTTCTCACGCCTCCAACTCCAAGTCCCACTCCCTCCGGACACCACCAAACGACGCGCCGCCGAACAAACCTGCTTGGCGCTCCTCCGCACGTGCCACACGCTCGCCACCCTCACGCGAATCCACGCCCTCATCCTCAAGCTCGGCCTCCACCACAACCCTCTCGTCCTCACCAAGTTCGCCTCCACCGCCTCCGACCTCGACGCCGTTCACTATGCCGCCTCCGTCACATTCCTCGACGACCAAAACGACGAAACTACTCCTCGCCCGCGCGCCTTCCACGACGCTTTTCTCTTCAACACGTTCATCAGAGCCTTCGCCCAAACGACGCACGCCAAGCCCCGCGCCCTGCGTTTCTACCGCGCCATGCTCCGACACGCCGTTTCGCCGAACAAGTTCACCTTCCCGTTCGTCCTCAAGGCCTGCGCCGGACTCGCGAGCTTGCCCCTGGGGATGGCGGTGCACTCCGCGGTGGTGAAGTTCGGGTTCGAAGAGGATATCCACGTCCGGAACACCATGATCCACATGTATTGCTGCTGCGAGGAAGGGTCTAAACCAAACTCTGCTCAGAAGGTGTTCGAAGAAAGTCCTGACCGCGATTTGGTGACGTGGAGCGCCATGATTGGAGGCTACGCACGTACCGGGAATTCCACACGCGCGGTTTCGTTGTTCAGAGAGATGCAG ATACAGGAGAAATATACTTCGAAGATGATTGGTCAAGCTGATATTGTGAATGGTCTATACCATCTCCACATTGATGAAAAAGAAAGCCAGATCTGCTCCCTGCGTGAACAAGAAAGTTTTGAAGCTGTCAAGGGGTTAAATATATGGCACTGTAGAATGGGTCATCCATCAAAAAGGGTGTTAGAAAAACTTGCCAAACAATACACGGATATACACTCTACTGACATTGAT GTTACAGGGATGTGTCCTGACGAGATCACCATGGTTTTGGTTTTGTCTGCGTGTGCTGATTTGGGTGCGCTTGAGTTGGGGAAGTGGTTGGAGTCTTATGTTGAGAGGAGGAGCATAACGAAGTCTGTGACGTTGTGTAATGCAATGATAGACATGTTTGCGAAGTGTGGTGATGTTGATAGAGCTGTGAAAATTTTCAGGGAAATGGAAATGAGGACCATAGTTTCATGGACTTCGGTGATTGTTGGTTTGGCAATGCACGGTCGCGGATTGGAGGCTGTTTCTCTTTTTGATGAGATGGTGGAACAAGGGGTGGAGCCTGATAATGTTGCTTTTGTTGGGGTGCTTTTTGCTTGTAGTCACTCAGGACTGGTTGATAAGGGGCATTACTATTTCAAAACCATGGAGAATAGGTTCAACATTGTGCCAAAGATTGAGCACTATGGCTGCATGGTGGATATGTTGAGTAGAGCAGGGCTTGTGAATGAGGCTGTGGAATTTGTTCGAGCCATGCCAATTGAGCCAAACCAGGTCATATGGAGAAGCATAGTCACTGCTTGTAATGCTCGTGGTGAGCTCAGGCTCGGTGAGAGCATGGCTAAGGAGCTAGTCAGGAGCGAGCCAATGCACGAGTCTAACTATGTGCTGCTGTCGAACATTTACGCAAAATTGATGCGCTGGGAGAAGAAGACCAAGGTTAGGGAGATGATGGATGTGAAGGGGATGAGGAAGATTCCAGGGAGCACCATGATTGAGATGAATAATGAAATCTATGAGTTTGTTGCTGGGGATAAGTCACATGATCAGTATAAAGAGATATATGAAATGGTGGAGGAGATGGGAAAGGAGATTAAGAGAGCAGGGTATGTGCCTACAACATCACAGGTGTTGCTTGACATTGATGAAGAAGATAAGGAAGATGCTTTGTATAGACACAGTGAAAAGCTTGCTATTGCTTTTGGTCTTCTGAGTACACCCCCTGGAACACCAATTAGAATTGTGAAGAACTTGCGTGTTTGTGAAGATTGCCACTCTGCTACCAAGTTCATTTCTAAGGTTTATAGCCGAGAGATTGTGGTGAGGGACCGCAATCGCTTCCACCATTTCAAGAATGGTTTGTGTTCCTGTGGAGACTTCTGGTAA